The Sceloporus undulatus isolate JIND9_A2432 ecotype Alabama chromosome 7, SceUnd_v1.1, whole genome shotgun sequence genome segment AAAGGCGGAAGACTCACCAAAGGACTGggatgctgcaaactgagctggGACTTTGCAACGTTTCTGCAGAACCTCCATCATAAATTCACTTTATATCTTCTTTAAATGGACTTAAGTTTGAATTCTGGATATTCCCTGATTCGTTTCGGATGGTCCCCTTGATGCTTTAAGTTTTAGAGATGGGATCCCTTGATAATATTTTTGCTGTATGATCCTCTTCTAGATGCTTTATAGAGTCCATTATTCCAGCTGGATGCTTGACATTGTATTACTGCAGTAAACACATGCCATTTATGGGTTAATAAGTTGTTCTATTGTTGTTAAGTGAGTATTCCCAAGGACCTAACTTTCCTGGTTAGTCTTGTCTTTTATTATTTGGCAAAAGGAGCAATATTTTTGGACCCAAATGGCAGGGGTAATTTTCGGCCGTATGCCCCTAAATAAAGATAACCCATTGCAAAATGGCAGCGTGACCAATTTCTGAAGGCATTCAATATGATTTTGCATCATTGCACCTTGAAGAATCGGAGACAGCTCCATCAACCGTTCGCATTTTCCTGCCTGTTTGCAGCAGCTAACTCCTTTGGCGAGCTCCTTCCATTTCCATTCATTTATCATTCTTTTAGAAGATTTGAGATATAGGGATGGAGGGTATTTTCTCAACAGAGAGGAACAGGACGTTCCGGGGAAAAGGAAAAAACGGACCCACTCCTGTTCCTCCTTTTAGTAACAATGCCGTTTTTGTGCTTGCATGTTCCTATTTGGATGAGctgtaaataaagagatagtTATCCTTCACACAAAAAGCTCCTCGGCATCTTCTTTgtttccgatccgcatctggttcacacttgcgtgaaatcgatttatccaaaaaggtgcatcaaaaagatgcagttTAAACGGGTCTAGCGCATGGGGTGCCCTCTCCGAATCGCTGTTCAAGTGCAAACCGTTTAAACCGGGTTCATAccaatttgcgatccggtttaaaaggtagtgggaatgaggccagagaCTGGCAAATACCTCTCCAAGGTTTCAAAGGAAAGTGTCCTCTGACTTTCGGCACGCAAAGCACTCTCCCATTGAGCtatgctttccccctaaatataAAGTCAAGTTTCCAGTCCTCTTGGTTGCAAATAAAGGGCATAGGCAAATAAATGCCTTTAGTCCATCTCTCATAAATGTGTATATTGACCAGTGGTGACCCTCTAAAGTTTTGGCCAAGGCTCTGTTCGGCGTGCAAAGCGCAGACTCTGCATTTGAACTAGGCCTTTCCTGTTGCAAAAAAAGCACTCCTTCTCTTGCTGGGAAAAAAGCAACAACCACCAAATAACCTTCCCTTTTTGTAACTTTTGTTGCTTACTTCCTCCGCCGCGGATGTCGTTCTCATGGCCGCTGAAATGGCAAGGCTGTTGGCATCGCGCAATCGCGCCCGGGAAGGAGACGTCCCCGGGCGCAAGGAGATTAAAATAGCTACATTGCACGATTTGGGTTGGCACCAAGGAGAGAGGTTTGCTAAGAAactggcctttttaaaaagtaaaagggaAGTCCGTCCTAGAGATAAAATGACTCTGTCACTTTTGCTTTCTCCCTtcctaaataatttaaacattaagCTTTCTTCAAGTTCAGATCTGTGCCTCTTtcggtcaaactgctttatttttgcaacagttatttctgcagcgcTGCTGAAatacccagtttgacaccacatttacTTGGCTGTCTCCCCCTCCAAGGGCTATCCAGGGctggtcctgcttagcttccaagatcagacagggccTGGGGCCTTGTGGctgtacctccaagtcatctaTCATGATTTTCATACTTTCATATGTCATTCCATAAGGTTTCCTTAAGCCAGGAATCTTTAGAGGTGgttcctgcctctgaaacagagcctggTCTCACTTGTTGGTCTCCctcccaaggaccatccaggatcgaccctgcttagcttccaagaccagacaggatctgatgcctttgggggtgtgtgtgtatatatatataggcccTATCCTATATATactgtctgtgccttcaagtcacctgccaacttatggagaccctatgaatttttCACAGTTATTTTCTAAGGCCAGAGGTCTTTAAAAGGAGGCTTTGCAAGTTCTCAAAAAGCATCCCCTCCAGTCGGTCTcccctccaagggccatccagggccggccctgcttagcttccaaaacccAAACCTGATCTGAGGGTGCCTTTTCTTTCAGGATTTGGAGGCACAACTGTATGACCAATAAAGAAATCCAGGTTTGGGTATGCATGCAGAGAAATGGGGGgatgcactctgcacatgcctcTGAGTCCTTTTTTTGGAGAggtccttttccttcccttcttttttcccaCTCCTGTGGCTTTAAAGCGGCGTCACTCCGGATCAGCTGTGCTTCCTGGACATCCCCTTTCCCGAGGGAGGAGTTTCTCCTtttctatcttttctttcttttttccttccctccatcccaggGAAAGCAGTCACGGGTCTGACTGGGGCGGAGCactcagaaaaagaaagcaagagagaaagaaaggagagaagagaagagaagaaaaggatcTGGGTTTAAAAGGAAGAACCAGTTTTCTGGATGGAGGTGCCAGCAGTCAACCTAAAGGTGCAGCAAAAAAGAGAGGAATGCGTGTAAGATGCGTGTGTGAATGCGTGAAAGACACGTGTGCAAAGGGGCAGAAGGGTCAGGGGGCCAGGGTGAGTGTGCAAGGAGTGTGCAAAACGCCAGCACACCCTCTCCAAGGTTTGGAATAGATGCCAAACTGGTGCGTAAAAAGGCGCATGGAAGATATAACAGAGGGaaaagcttggagaagttacttttttatctCCCCAAGATCCCAGGATACCTCTCTTTCAAGGGGGTCTTTGGGGCTGGTTTGAAAGAAGTTACTTTGGTATCAATCACAGGACTCTCCAAACCTCTGCAAAGGAGAGCCTTTGCAAAACTTTTGGAGAGGTTTCtgtgttttgaaagaaaaactacagctccccaaatcccaaaCAGGTAGTTTCCCAAGATCTTttgagccttctttgccagagagggctggctggggatttggggacttgtagtctttttaaaaaggaacttctccAAACCCTGAGGATTTGAGAAGTtgtagtcttttttttaaaaaaaggaacttctccaagttctggggatttggggagctgtagtcttAAAACAAGGAGTTTCTATAAGTGCTGGCTGGGGGAGtgggggaattgtagtccagaagaAAGATTTGGAGAGCTGTAGTCTTAAAAAAGGACAAGGGCTGCGTTTAGAGCCGCTTCCCGTGTTTCAGAATTGACAACGAAGCGGTTTCCGATGGCACCTTTctgttaaattgcattaaaaatatttattagggggttctcttggcaagatttgttccgggCGGGTTCGCCTTTGCctccctccgaggctgagagagtgtgacttgcctcctTTCCTACGGCAGAGAGGGGACTCGAACCTTGGTCTTCTTTTGTTGTCTGCCATTAAATTTGCATTGCAAAATAATCCGTGATATtaatctctttccttttcctttaagaTAGAAAAGTATCTCACGCCTTGTGTGCTCTCCATTCTCTCCTTAGGCCATCATTCTGGTGCATTGGCTGCTGACAATATGGTGAGTCCCTCGCACGCTTTTTCATGCCACGTGCGTTCCACTCATGAAGTGTGCAATGTTGGGATCCGGTTATGAACCAATGTGGTTTGGATCCCTTTTGCTCCGCCAAATCCGAGCACTACAGCTGCGTTCACtctaatccagtttggcatcactttggCTGCCGGGGCTCAatgggaccctgggatttgtagtttgtcgtgggcaccactaacagagaaggctaaacatctcacaaaactacaaatccttgaatTCCACTAACTTGGCCgttcatgtggacaatttgggatATTTTGggtttctggataagggagactcagcctgtatatgcaaatacagatatttagAGATAATCCCaaatagcattctctgaaggtgccagccacagatgctgacgaaacttcaggaactcttccagaacatggctacagagccccaaaaccccacaaaaaactatggatgctggccatgaaagccttcgacttcataatcccaaatacttctgttcccaagtattttggataaggaagagtCAACCTAAATCTTCTTTTCTTTGGGATGGAAACATCCGTTTGAGTTGAAGGTTGAGGGCTGTTGAATTGGTTGTTTTAATCTTGCAAAAACCATTTTGGTGCAAAATCACTGTCCAGTTGTTTTCATACCGATTTATGCCAGGGGTGTacgtatatatatgtatatatgtatatatattgattattattatttttcttccacaCCAAAcaggggcagcatggagctgTGGTTGCCCAGTTCTTACTCCTGGAGTAACTTCACCGTTTTCGCTTTGGGCGTCTGGGCGGTGGCCCAAAGGGATTCGGTTGACGCCATCCTCATGGTTGGTTTTTCAACTTTCCCTCTCTTATTTTGTGTAGGGCCATTTGGGATTTTCCTGAAATTAAAAAGTGGCATAATTTTTTCATGGGTTCATGTCAAGTTAATGCTTAACTCAAGCGACGTTGTCcgaaaacaatcctgctcttgcTTGATTTTCCCAGGTTCAATCCCCATTTGTCGGTGGGATTTGGGCGCTTCCCTCCCTTataataaactccatagtccagTGCACAAACCATGTTGGCGCCAAGAAAGAAACTAGATCTAATGGAAACCAGGGGATGACCAAACTGGGAAACTTTGAAGCCCAACAGCGTGTGATTTGGGGATGCTTCTCTTTTTCAGTTCCTGACCGGTCTGTTCCTGACAATCCTTACAGACATCATTCACTTCGGCCTCTTTTATCCCCGGGACCAAAGGCTCCTGACAGACCCCATGCGCTTTTCCAACGGCATGGCCATCTTCAGCCTCCTCCTCAAGCCCTTGTCCTGTTTCTTCGCCTACCAGATGTACCGGGAGCGAGGCGGAGAGTACGTCTTCAGCCTAGGTAAGCCTTTTGGAGAACCCCGTGcctaaaaaaacccttaaaaaaatCAAGGGGTTTGCTTAAATCaataggagacttgaaggcacatagacacagagagagagagagatgtatgatatctatgaaacaaatgaatttcagctTTAAACTTGGGTCTCGTCTGCAAGCTGTCCCATTACAGatccaccctctcagcctcagagaatgacagTGGCAAAGCCGtccgaagaaacctgccaagaaaacccttagggtctcCTAAGGCATGCGACAATGACGACACatctggaaatattccaaaatccaaaactctcCTGGTCCTGAGCATTATgtataagggatattcaacctttagtagaatacaaagatatagccatgtcagtctgtagaatcagtatgtggagagatcttgtagcatctttgagactaacgggaaaaaaggagttggcagcatgagctttcagagacttaAGTCTCAGATGCATTCAATGGAGTCAACCTTTGTGCTTCCATTCTGGGCACTTGGCTTTGCAGACCTTCTCTTCTAAATGCTTTTTTGCATTTCGTTTACAGGCGCCTTCAATGTCGGCCAAGACCGCAGCTCCTACCAACCCATTGATACGCCAGATCCGCCGCGTCCGTACCCCGACGTGGCCGCCAAAACGATGCCGCCTC includes the following:
- the LOC121936146 gene encoding type-1 angiotensin II receptor-associated protein isoform X1, producing the protein MRAIILVHWLLTIWGSMELWLPSSYSWSNFTVFALGVWAVAQRDSVDAILMFLTGLFLTILTDIIHFGLFYPRDQRLLTDPMRFSNGMAIFSLLLKPLSCFFAYQMYRERGGEYVFSLGAFNVGQDRSSYQPIDTPDPPRPYPDVAAKTMPPRPY
- the LOC121936146 gene encoding type-1 angiotensin II receptor-associated protein isoform X3 translates to MEVPAVNLKAIILVHWLLTIWGSMELWLPSSYSWSNFTVFALGVWAVAQRDSVDAILMFLTGLFLTILTDIIHFGLFYPRDQRLLTDPMRFSNGMAIFSLLLKPLSCFFAYQMYRERGGEYVFSLGAFNVGQDRSSYQPIDTPDPPRPYPDVAAKTMPPRPY
- the LOC121936146 gene encoding type-1 angiotensin II receptor-associated protein isoform X2, producing MGGCTLHMPLSPFFGEVLFLPFFFPTPVALKRRHSGSAVLPGHPLSRGRSFSFSIFSFFFPSLHPRESSHGSDWGGALRKRKQERKKGEKRREEKDLGLKGRTSFLDGGASSQPKGAAKKRGMRAIILVHWLLTIWGSMELWLPSSYSWSNFTVFALGVWAVAQRDSVDAILMTSFTSASFIPGTKGS